One Oncorhynchus masou masou isolate Uvic2021 chromosome 18, UVic_Omas_1.1, whole genome shotgun sequence DNA window includes the following coding sequences:
- the LOC135504766 gene encoding sesquipedalian-1-like produces the protein MKITGKILTHFQSCSSPVDKEGYLYKKGERNTSYQKRWFMLKANLLFYKDRPNHRDLLGVIVLEGCSVQLCESEEQFAFSLVWSGEPGLRTYKLAAEDQPSQESWIRALLSANHGYLAALVMDLEKQYKEAMKAFPGDPSQQSTLAGPNTERPTQSLIWLNSGTATLSQYRGPSVGAGQSFSTNEMLQVPPISSKPTNKRSPKLWPKRNANVVPINVPSPPQGEWSVTGSGPKVEFSELHEDFGKEVKELIADWLRRGQKDVIQEEDLIDFG, from the exons GGTGAGAGAAACACTTCCTATCAGAAGCGCTGGTTCATGCTCAAGGCAAACCTGCTCTTCTACAAGGACCGGCCCAACCACCGCGACCTGCTTGGCGTCATTGTTTTGGAGGGCTGCTCAGTGCAGCTGTGCGAGTCTGAGGAGCAGTTTGCCTTTTCGCTGGTGTGGAGCGGTGAACCGGGCCTGCGCACCTACAAGCTAGCCGCAGAGGACCAGCCCAGCCAGGAGAGCTGGATCAGGGCCCTGCTGTCGGCCAACCACGGCTACCTGGCCGCGCTGGTCATGGATTTGGAGAAACAGTACAAAG AAGCCATGAAAGCATTTCCTGGTGACCCATCCCAGCAGTCAACACTGGCTGGCCCAAACACAGAGAGGCCAACTCAGTCGCTGATTTGGCTGAACTCTGGGACCGCGACCCTTTCACAGTACCGAGGGCCAAGTGTGGGAGCCGGGCAAAGCTTTAGCACAAATGAAATGCTACAAGTTCCTCCCATTTCCTCTAAACCAACCAATAAGAGGTCTCCAAAACTCTGGCCCAAGAGAAATGCAAATGTTGTACCTATTAATGTCCCATCCCCGCCCCAAGGGGAGTGGTCAGTGACTGGGTCAGGACCCAAGGTGGAATTTAGCGAACTACACGAGGACTTTGGCAAGGAGGTGAAGGAGCTGATTGCTGATTGGTTGAGACGGGGACAGAAAGATGTAATTCAGGAAGAAGACTTAATTGATTTTGGTTGA